In Dermacentor silvarum isolate Dsil-2018 unplaced genomic scaffold, BIME_Dsil_1.4 Seq6536, whole genome shotgun sequence, the genomic stretch AGAAGTGTCTCAGTGACTCAAGGCGGTAAACCTTGCGTTATCGTAAGGCCTACCGACGGCTCACAATCGCCCGGTAACGCTGGCAGTTTAACGATCGGTGCTTTTAAGATGTCCGCCATGTCAGGGGTCATCTGAAGGAAGAGCGGCGTCGGGCCCATAGTCTTTGACAACGAATACAACGTAACGATTCAAatccatttatttttatttttgcgctTCGTAGGTGTACTGAGCCTCGCTCCACGAGCATAATCACCGGGATTGTTAGGTCTTCCATACTGGATGATCAGGAAGCAACAAAATTGAATGAAAGAAGCACCACAATGTGATGTCCACGTCATCTTTGTTCTGTTTGACCAACAGGAGTCTAGTAGTGGGGACAGTGTGCTAATAGTTTCCGGTAACCACTTCCAAATCAACTGTGCAAAATGTACTGTATGAGACTGCCTGTTCACCCAACCTCCAACTCGATGTAGACTCGATGTGCCAATAAGGTTCTCTGCAAAACGCGTCTGGGAATCCTTTGTTCCAGAAGCATTGAGAGAGAAACAATGAAGTATTGCTACACGAATAAAAATTTTGTTATTTCTTGGAGCTTGTGTTTGTCTGGGCTAAGTTGCTGAGAGGCATTTTGTTCATGTTTATTTTTAGGAACGACATTACCATGATTGTACATTTGGTAGTGGAATTAAAAGGTGTAGAATGGACAACGTTCCAATGATATGCCGATGTAGGAAAATATACACTGGAAGTAAGCGCAAGCCGTCACTGTCTAGTCGACGACGGCGAAGTGTCGCTTCTGCGTGCTGCCCATATTCGAGCCTGGTGGCACGAAAAAGAAGACATGGGCATGTGAAGGTAGCCGCGCACCCGCTGACAGTCGTCGCTGTTCGTTGGAACCACAGCTAACTAAGCATGACAAGCATGACTAAGCATGACTAAGTTCACCAAAGCCGTTCCTAAAAAAGCGTCAATATGATATATTCGGCCTAAATTCACACAAAATAGCTTAATATACTGCAAGAACGAAGTCTGGCGCTGATCTGGCCGCCACACGGGTTATTCTACCAGCAATGGTTGAGCGGATTTGGAATCGCAGAGATTTATGAGACGGTTGTGGCACCTGGCTACTATTTGTACTTGCCGTCGACTTGTTACCGCGTGTCGTTACTGTGTGTCATGTGATTACGGGTTGCTCTGAAGTAAATTTTTTGTTATCCAAAATATTAGTGATTGCCCTTATTAATTTACGTATTTGTGTAAGAAAATAAATAATGCTAAAATCAGGAAGAAACTACGAACCTTTAGAGTAATATCGATTGTAATATTTTAACTGTTACTGAGCGTTTGTAGCCGCTAAGCCTTATTAGGACCGTGTTTTACTACCAACGACTGTACATGGGGATGTAATGTGAGGCGTACGCTGCGTGTTCTGCATCGTAAAACTAAGTTTTTATGTATTCATGGAATGTTTATTAAAAGGTGGTCGCATTGCCATCGTAATGTTTGCATTAATTGAGAGTGTTCTTAATAACCATGCACAAAACCTTACGGGTGTGTTGGCTTTCAACTGACATTGGAGTGTTAGCCCGGCTGTTGGTAATCGAGCGTTAGCAGCAGAATAGCATAGCCGATAAGCTACAACGAAAGATACCACAATGGCATGGCATCGCCGCTAATTGTATATTCTTCACTGGACTGATACGGGTGAATTAGGCTTATAGTTCCCATTTGGGATACAATATATACAATCGATTTGAAATTATTGACCAATTCGCGAGCGAGTAGCTCTTCCACATGAGGACTACGCAATCCCTACAAGGAAATATCACGTCGACGTTTCAGGTGCGCATGTCACCTGTGACGTTTTAGATTTATACTCACACACGCCTCTGGCTCGACGGGAAACATGCTCGCCTTTGAAAATGGCTAATTATTCCAATATATTAGCCGAAATCGTGTAGTCAACTGGGATATTCAGAGGGCATGCAGACAATGGCTTAAGTCGGACTTCGACTGTTCCTTATCCACAGTGAACTTGCCACTGCTTTGGCAGTGTATATGTATATTAGGGACTCAGTCCGTCACTCAACCTACAAGTGTGACTTCTATGCAGCAATAAAACCAGTGGATGTCTTTGAAGGTCATTTGCAATACGGTCACGTGGTACACATGACATGCGCACAGCAGTAGATGTTTCATACACATAGAATAGAGAAAACGCGGCATCCTCGCCACTGCAGTTGCAGAGCCACAACGTAGCGCAACTGGAAACCTTTGAGGCATTCTCACAGATATGAAAGAAATGTCTCTAACGTAGACCTCCTTCGCAGTAACTCCACTCTGCTAACAATCGTTCCTAGAGTTTGTTGCAATCTAAACTTGGAGCTTTTGGATTTTTTCTCGCTCTGTGACATTAAATCAATGATTGCGCACAACCCGTTGCGCGCAACATGGTCGGTTTGAGCTGGAACCACTAGCGCACTGTAAAGTTAAACCAGGACAAAACTCCATGTTCAATATCATAAATCTAGTGTGGTGTACAGCCTATTCTTGCAGCGAAAGGGTAATACTAGGTATGAAAACGAGCGTAGAGGAGCGcgaagacacacacaggcgctgtaCGCACTTTCGCGCTGTTGTTGATCGCGTTTCAATGAGCGAACAAAGTCAATTGGAAACACTGCTCCGTTTTCACCAATCATTGATGTGGCTAACGGGAAGCGATCATGGGGATCTTCGAGACAACAAGCAGAAATACAATGAAAAGTTCACAGCTGGGCAACCCAGGAGTGCAGAAAATGCAGGTAACAATTGAGCAAACCGCACGTacgggtgtttcattttagctgcacaaaaTATTCTTAagttgccggtggcagatagcgcaattctaatccttgatctaaactactagatgaggcggccattacgtccACGAGGGAGGTAAATGAGTATTTGAATACTTAACacaattacgctagttaactttttaaataaacattttacggcacatatatttatctacaaactgtagctagtgagtttccaAGGTGTTCTACTTCGAACAAAATTTCGGGGCTGcgctagtttcgagatatcaattttgAAAGTGTCGGTCAAAATGCCCTGGTGCTCCAGTTAACtgtttgcttcaatgcataaaacagcgttttcttcaaaaaggcaacaggaacgccaattaatttcgtcggacactttcaaaattgatatctcgaaaccgtTCCAGTCCTAAATATTTGTTCAAAGTGGACATGCCTTACGAACTCAAagggctataattcgtagattgaaatatgcaCTGTAATGTAATTCAGAAgacgttaattagcataattatttaattattcaatgaggcgttttgatttctcgtggaagtaactggccgcctcatcaagtagtttagatcaaggattagaattgtgctatctcccacaggcaattttgaaaaatttggtgcagctaaaataaaacaccttGTATATCCAGGAATTCGCCAGAGCAGCAACAGCGGAAACGCGCAGTCATACAAATACACGCGCACAAATACACGCTGACATACATAGGCATGAATTGTAAAATTTAATTGGAAAGTTGTGTAATATAATGTTATGCTTAACAAGTGCTGCGGTTTGCGAGTGCGATATTTTCTGCTTGACTCCTTTGACTAACTATTTTTATTATCGCAGTACGACAGCGGACCAGCCGGCCACGTACGGAAAGCGCGGGATATAGGGCATGATTCCAACGTTTAAACGTAACGCCATGTGTGCGCACACAGGTTCATCATTAGGATAAAAAAATGATGTTATACGAGCAGCAACCGGCGCTAAATGAATTACTGACTGGAAAAGTACAAAACTGCCTTTGCTGGTGCTTGCTGGTTTGACATGACGTTCTAAGGGCATAAACACACAGGAGGTTTGTCGTCCCAGTTTAACACATCTGTAAGTGTTACTGCGCTGTAAATTTTTGTAACGGGAAAGTACAGCAGCGTAGATTGTGCTTCGTGGCCTAGCAGATTCAGCGCACATTGGCCAGCACCCCGTCTATGTTACAGAAAAGACCTTGGCCTCCATGCAAAATATCGACAACATGTCACAGATATCAGCCAAATCTTTTGTTTCATTGTATTCTGCGCTAAAGGCTAACATCTAAGCGAGACACACTCTTAGAAAAACACATTCATCGCTTTCTCCGTCAAATTGCCCATATGTCACATGGAGGCCATGGCCTTTTCTATCACGCAGCCAGGGCACTGGCCATTTACAATGGGCACCGATGGAAATCCAGGACGTGTCCGATCAATGGCCAGTGGTTACTGCTGGTAGGGTAATTAGTTAATATTTGAAATTATTTGAGCATGCGTTTATATTTCTGTTGCAAGTAATATCTGCCTCTATGAATAATATAGCTCAAGGaatagaattatgttatctgcaacaggcaattttaaaaTTCAGGTAAACTTAGagatgatcaccccgtataataTATGCGTAGAAAATGTGCAGTCTTAGGAATACCTTCATGATTTCCTTACCAATGACTTGTCCTGGAGTGCGCGTATTACCAATGTCATCTCATCTTCTAGTAAATATCCTGGGTTTCTTATAGCTTACCCGAAATCAAGCCCTTTACACGTGAGATTTCTAGCCTATCAAAGCATAATCGTACCTTAACTCGAATAGACTTGTGCCGTATGGAGCGCACATCAGGCATATTTAATCAACGAGCTTGAATCACGGCAGAATCGTTACGATAATTTTCTGATATGTCAGAGAGTCATTGCAAAAAGAATCCGGTTTACTTAACCTCGCTAAACAACACTGCATCTCAACTCTATTCCTTTGTAGAGGTTCTATCATACTTCACTTAATCAAGCACCGTACATGCAAGTGCGAATATATCATATCGCGCTCGGTCCAAGTACCAAGTTGACCACTCTCGTCTTCATACTACCGCTTTTTCACGGTCCTCCATTTTTCCAGCAGCGACAGATTAGAACAACCTTCTCCCCCCACCCCCCTAATTGCCACCATAACATGCGCATAAACATTCACGCAAACAAAAATAATGAGAGATAATCTTTTAGAATAAACAAGCACGTGACATTTTTTCACGTTCATTGTGCTCTTTATGAATGTACATTTCCGACTTGTGTATCTATGTCGTTCATGTGTGTTGTATTTATGACTTTACTGATATCTTGTGATTCATAAGTAATGTATATTCAGTGTATATAATTACTGCACCTACAACCAGCCCTCATGTAATGCATTTACATGTTTTAAGACAACACAGCGAAATGTAAAGTGTTTATGAGTGATATGATTTGTCCATACATGTGGTTTAGTCAGGGTAAATCGTTGACATCACATCAATGGCAAGTATTTTCGTCGTCTGGCAACAAGATCCGATGTCTTTTTATACGCGTCAGAACTGTCGTTCCTTTCTCTTCAAGCAATTGCAAAATGTCTTGCAGGTATAGGAACAAAGAACATGGTACTGTCTTCAAGGACACGAGCGACAGGTGTGTGTCGTCCAAACAATGGGAGACGAGATTTGCGTAGACGTGCGCAAAGCTGACGGTTTCAAATTTTCCCACAAAATTGAACGATCAGCCTGCTCACGTCTTTGGGACTACATCGTTGGAAGCGAAATGTATGCGAAAGACATTTCGTTTGCCGTCATATGCATTTTACTCTCAAGCGGTCCTCAAATTAGTAAGTTAACCACtaattgtttccttgtgcttgaACACAGTACAAAGTAGTATTTTTAAACTATACCACTGCCTCCCGCTTTTATCAACATGAACTCAGGGCGAACATGAATTAGCAGTATACAAGTATACTGCTGGGATTCTCAACAAAACCAATGCAAACCGATACCCttttgtgggtatgtgccatagtatgcAAATTAATATCAGGAACTGGCTATACTGAGGGGGCCCTTCACTATAGTCACACCACTATAGTGACGGGTAACAACAGCCGATGCAGAAACTGTGTaatagtatagtgcctagaaaaTTTTCTAGGAACTGTAGCAATGGTGTACCTTTTCATCTGGTTTTATGGCACCGCGCAAAAGCGTTGAGCTCGTAGTTGTGGTGTCCGGGGTTTGAATCGCGTCGTGGCATTTTAAGTGCGTACGCATTTCTATGCTTATCCAACGCATAAACTGTCCGTCagaccatccgtccgtccgtccaacccataagacgatcgctttcaagacagagCCCGCAGTGGTGAGCGACTTTaacttcgtgctgcctgtcgcttcatcGCGAACGAAGCGGCAAAAGCAGAGCACCcggagctatcagcagtcggcactctctgtccgcttcgcagatcgctttcaagatgcggtccGCGCAGCCGTGTCAGAatacgtttgatcggtccgtgccaCCAGCGGAGGCCTTTagtcacggttcataatggttcgacacggatggacaaggcgGTAAAGAGTGATCACGGCTAATGATCAGAACGTAATCAGCGCATCTGGTGCCGCCACCTGCAggactttgcttgcgttatcaatgcatcTTGAGCCACCGTCCAGACCAGTTCGTGTGGCCGCAGCGCTGTGATTTGTACTGACGgaatcaagtgtcataacactgatatTGACACCGGGCTGTGTGGAGATCCGCAAGCaccacaatgcttacgcatgcttAGCCAACTGCCAGAGGAGTTACTGTgcgattttttttcattttcttttaagTTGGTGCATTACTACTTCTCTTGTTTCTCTTCTGCCGTACTAGGATTTTTTCCCCATGCTTCACCACCACATCTGACACAGAAGGCTCTTTCGAAGTGGAGCGAAGGGACGGCGGGGGCAGCTGACACATGCCGCTTTAGCCGCCACCGACCAATGAATAGTGACAAGTTGTTACGTTGTTACTGTGCGCCCCAGTGACAACTGTGCGCCCAGTTAAAGTGCGCCTAAATGACATAAAAATGCTACCACGTTAATTTTCGAAAACACATACATCACTTATGGGAAAAACGAACGAGAAGCCCAAGCTTCTGACTGCTACCGCTTATAGCCTATCACCCTAAATAATGTTGTCTATGAAATTTCCACGAAAGTTCTTGCAAGTCGAGTGAAAAGTGTCATTAAAGACATAATAGGGGCCCATAAACCATGCGGCATTAAGGAAGGCAGTATAAATGCGAATATTCACGCAATTCGAACAATCCTAGAATGTTGTGACACGTTTTCTGATAGTTGCAATATCGCAGCTCGGCCGGGCGACGGCTTTTCATCGTGTATTGCACGAAGTATTGCTAACTATTCTGGAGTAGATTACCATTGGGTCTGTTATTTTTGACTGAAAAAAAATGGCCTGTTAAAAGTGTACATCTAGAATTACTGCAAAGTGTACAAGTGTTATTAGTATACACGTTCATTCATCAGTTTGGCAAGGTTTACGCTTTCACCACTGCTGTTTGTATTGTATTTGGAGCCCCTGCGTTAAACGACCATTTGAAACGAATAACTCAGGGGGTGTAAGCCACAAACATGCGAAGTTAATGTACTCGCTTACACGGAAGATGTAACGGTGTTTTGCCATGACCAAAAAGTATAAGCTAAGTGGTTAAGTATGGAGCTACCTTATGTAAGACATTTGGATGTGTAATCAATTGGGGAAAATCCTAAGGTATCTGGAAATTGGGACCACGCACCTGAAGTACTTGCAAAGACACAATGGACAACGTTGCTACAAAATTACTTGGCTGTGCCACTTCAGCAGTGTCGCGATACCAAACAGTATTGGAGTGATACAAACAGCATGCATtcggaagaaaacaacaacaacaaaaaatcttgCGTGGCAGGTACTTATGAATGTGAGCGAGAGCAACCGTGTGCAACGTGTTTTTGGTGGCGAAGATATGTCATGTTCTTCAAGCCTTGTGTATGTCACCGAGTCAatgtaaatattaaaataaactcaCCAAGCCTTTGTAGTACTTATTTCCAATTCCGGTTGGGATCGTAGTAGTCGTGCAATTATTTTTAAACCAGTAAACTGTGACGGGCTGGGAATGCATGGTGCATCTCTTTTTACGACAACTGGTGTCAAGATTTTCGTTTTTTTAAGAATTCAAAACATTTGTCTTCACGTGTAGCATCAGAGTGCGTCTAGGGCACATCTTTCCATATTTTGGCATATATGTTCAAGTTATCAGAAGTGTGGAGCTTCACGGGATATCCTAAAAAAGACACATTGGGTTTTCGTATATTGAAAGTGCATTTTTATTCAGATTCTTTAGGTGATGTAACTAGTAAAAGATTGTACGATGACTACATGGACATTCTGATGCGAGTGCCACAGTACGAGTATTGGACCATATACTTTTGCGGCAGAGGACAAGGCGTTCTTCTGAGTTAGAAGTACGCCACAAAAACCTGCAGTCAGGTTCTTCTTCTTTAGATTGCACACCAGCCTATTACCAGTCATAGCATGGTTGCAGTGAATGCATTTATTTTTCCTATCGACCACTAACTCCATTCTCTGCAAAAAGCCCGAAACAATAGAATACGCTTCTGGATATTGTTTTGTACGAGTGTTTTACTGGTTTTACTCCAAAGAACCCTAAAAAATGACTTTCCGGTAACGTCATGGGCAATTTGCGTTTTACTTGTTGCAACATCAAGAACGTCTGTAGGATCGTTTCACGGTTCTCAGCCGTCACAGTATGCGGAAGATGAGAATGCAAGTTCGCCACACCGATATTTACACAAGTAATGTGTGAGAAAACTTCATGGAAAGTGTGGCGTACTTACGACAAGTAGACAGGTCCACTGCCCAAGCCCCAAGAGTGGGTGAAGTTGCTAGAGGACCTTGTTTACTTAAAGAAGTTTTAGAGCTGCCATGTTATTATTTGCGACTGTATTGTATCTTGAAGAACGCTTGTATTTGTGTTGTGATTTCAAATGGGCGAAATACAGAAAAAGAGCACCGGGCTATGGCGCTGGCGGGCCCGAAGTTCGAATCACACCGCCGGCCgcgcttatttttttctttttttctttttgaagagTGAGGTTGAACCTACTCATTGAGATCCCGACCAGGGACCGACAGACCCACCCAAGCAAAACCACGGTATGATAGGTAAAGACGGCTTCAATTTAAAAGGAAAGCCGTACTCTTAAAATGTTGAGCCTCAAGCCAAGTAAAAAAAGTATTATACACATTAGTTTATCGACGAGGAACCTGGCGACACGAACCTCCTCCTCTGCCCACGCATAGCCGCTCCCCGAAGCTTACTCAAAGTAGAAACAGGCGCCGGACCATGCGGAGTGAAGGGCCACATTCACAAAGGTTAGTAAATTCGACAGCCTAACCATCATCCGGCTTACAAATCACGAGGGGCTCGGTTTCCTCGAAACGCGTCAAATAGCTTTACGGCGAGACCGGGGGTGACGATTGCTTACTTTTCTAGAGCTTAACTGCGTCCAACTTCCCTGCCATACCTTGCCACTGCTTTTAATATCCCTCATACATGCTAAGTGTGGTAACGTTACTTGAAATAAGTGCGTGGTAAGCTATTTTAATTCGCAAGTATTCTTCAATACTCTAGTAATTCGTCATGCTTCTTGTCATGAGAATACGCATTGAGATATTGGCAACTACTGTATATAATCAGCCAGGACTTTTCTTTTCTCACAATGTCCCCTGTTCAAAAGACCTTGTTGAACTACTCTGTGCAGCTCACTCTATAAAATGCGGCTGCCTGGAACGTCCAGCGAAGAACGCACGGTGTAGAGACATGATGTGCAGCCCCTACAATACGCCGGAGTCGGTGAAAAACAAAGTTAGCAGGTGCGTCTGCAGGCTGGGTGCCTATCGTAATCCCTGGGGTCATTGCATCAGCCTGGAAGAGTGCAAGAGCTGTGGTACATACCCACACAAGAGCTACAACCTCTGCGCGTCGGAATGCCCCCTGAAGTGCGACCAGCCTATACAAAATTGTTCCAGCAGGTGTGTCGCCAGGTGCGACTGTGCTCCTGGATACGTGCTGTAAGTTTCGTTTTCAATTTTTGTTTTTAGTTTACCTTTGCATGAAGAAAGCATGCACTAAAAGCTACTACATTTAGTACCTTGACACGGTGAATTACTCCATCAAACAACAAAAAATGACCATTGACAGGCCTTTAGATATGGGCGGGCGTAATGATTTATCAGGTGCTGTGGTAAAGACAATAAAGTTGGCAATACAAATAGCTGGATTACGGCATCATACAAGTAATAGGCACAGCTTTATTTCAGCAAACAAAGCGGACAAGAGCAAGCAAAGACAATCACGAGCGTCGGCCTAGTCACCGAAGAGTAAAGAAACATTAAAGTCAAGTAGGTCATGCCAACTCGGCCAATGTAAGGAAATGTGAAAACTGAGGCACAGTCACTTTGCTTGCGTTTTTATGTACTAGCCACAGCCATGCTTCAGGGTGCGCCATGTTGCCACTTGTCCAGCCACGTGTGCGAGTGTATATGTTTTCCAAACTTTGACAATTGCACCACCTTGAAACGGCATGAAGAACTGAGAACGCGCGAGATTTTTGAAGAGTTTGCTATTTACATGTGTGGCGATACGCGTACATGCATCACTGTTTTTCTGtctggtgttttacgtgtcaaaaccagttctgattatgaggcacgccgtagtggagggctccggattaatgttgaccactgggggttctttaacgtgcacgaaaacgcaagcacacgcgcgtttttgtatttcgcctccattgaaacgcggccgccgcggccgggattcgttcccgcgacctcgtgctcagcagcgtggCGCCTTATACCACTGAGCCCACCGCGGCGGGCTGGCATCACTAAAATTTCAGTATCTGCCTGGAATAAGCAGATCGCCCACCTAGGACGCAGACTGCGCTTGTTCAGTATAAAAGTATACTCTTTGTCTCTGCTCGGCAAAGAGTCATAGCTAGATAGCAAATTGTGAACGTGTTAGACACCCGTGCATTTGGTGGTTATGGCAAATAGGTCGCCTTTTAACTGCAAAAATAAACAATATGAATGGTAGCCAACGCTCGTGTAAGTCGTCCCTCTTGTGTCGTTCTTAAGCGCTGTTCTTTCACAAAAGCATGTACCAAATGCTCCAAGTGAGTACGCTTTTGACATGCTTCAAATTTTTGTTCTTTATAAAGCACCTTAAGTCCTCAGTCTCCCTATTGTGTTTTAAGGGGCGGTGTACTCGAAGGCTTCAGATTAGCTTGGACCCCTTAGCATTCCatcgtgcatctaaatctaagtacgggAGTGTTTTTGCCTTTGGCCACCATGCAACCACAGCTGTGGTGGTCTACTATCACCACCACTGCGGTTGAACGAGCAACACGCTGCTCCGTTGTTTGAATATGGATACGCATTATGAAAGTGCTCCTCTTAACGAAATTGTTGCTAAATATACC encodes the following:
- the LOC119435364 gene encoding keratin-associated protein 10-4; the encoded protein is MYAKDISFAVICILLSSGPQITHSIKCGCLERPAKNARCRDMMCSPYNTPESVKNKVSRCVCRLGAYRNPWGHCISLEECKSCGTYPHKSYNLCASECPLKCDQPIQNCSSRCVARCDCAPGYVLDRTGKDRCVKADCCPPKCPPNSTFKLCVSNCRPMCGRPKPRNCYNSCTRGGCVCNNGFSEVNNGGTMICVQNSMCNQYLPRNEI